A region of Halalkaliarchaeum desulfuricum DNA encodes the following proteins:
- a CDS encoding METTL5 family protein, translated as MSSKRNLATQLAVVAGFEDPDASLEQYPTPPELAAHVIHVADLQGDIEGQTVLDLGTGTGMLALGAALRSPARVVGIEIDAPALSIAQRNERRVGSTAPVHWVRGDAGRPPIRSEGPTTVVMNPPFGAQDGQRHADRRFLATAAGLADVSYSIHNEGSQEFLEAFASDNGGTITHAFKAEFELEHQFDHHTEDRREVGTEVYRIVWNSDRGA; from the coding sequence GTGTCGTCCAAGCGAAACCTGGCGACCCAGCTCGCGGTCGTCGCGGGGTTCGAGGATCCGGACGCGAGCCTGGAGCAGTATCCAACCCCACCGGAGCTCGCGGCGCACGTGATCCACGTCGCGGACCTACAGGGCGACATCGAAGGGCAGACAGTCCTGGATCTCGGGACCGGGACCGGAATGCTCGCACTGGGAGCTGCCCTCCGCTCACCGGCGCGCGTGGTCGGAATCGAGATCGACGCCCCGGCGCTGTCGATCGCGCAGCGAAACGAGCGCCGGGTTGGGTCGACCGCTCCCGTCCACTGGGTCCGGGGGGACGCCGGCCGCCCGCCGATCCGGTCAGAGGGCCCCACGACGGTCGTCATGAACCCGCCGTTCGGCGCCCAGGACGGACAGCGCCACGCGGATCGTCGCTTCCTCGCGACCGCCGCCGGGCTCGCGGACGTCTCCTACTCCATTCACAACGAGGGGAGTCAGGAGTTCCTGGAGGCGTTCGCGTCGGACAACGGCGGTACGATCACACATGCATTCAAAGCGGAGTTCGAACTGGAACACCAGTTCGACCACCACACCGAAGACCGGCGCGAAGTCGGCACGGAAGTGTACCGGATCGTGTGGAACTCCGATCGCGGTGCCTGA
- a CDS encoding DUF7838 family putative zinc beta-ribbon protein, with translation MERNEECPECGNEQKFWLTASMEVHLGEKTKWRCSECNFGFIEINGISTLA, from the coding sequence ATGGAACGCAACGAAGAGTGTCCGGAGTGTGGTAACGAACAGAAGTTCTGGCTGACTGCGTCGATGGAAGTCCATCTGGGGGAGAAGACGAAGTGGCGCTGTAGCGAATGTAACTTCGGGTTCATCGAGATCAACGGGATCTCGACGCTCGCCTGA
- a CDS encoding phosphate ABC transporter ATP-binding protein has product MSDVDGDRTVAATGDGSNRAIDHERNPTMTDTTHETGDAPTNRTEPTDRIEGETDRTATGTLSTDELSVTYTGDREVRAVEGVTLEFEPNQLTAIIGPSGCGKSTLLKSLNRLHEIQPNVEIDGDVRLGGESIYRTDEPVPEIRRRIGYVPQEPTALPLSIYENVAYGIRIHGRYDSKAELDELVESYLRKVNLWSEVNDRLNAPGAELSTGQIQRLCLARSLAVEPEVLLCDEVTSALDPLSAETVEETLAELTDDYTIIMVTHSMAQARRIADSVVFLYLGEIVEANDVRTFFEEPTEERTRQFIGGPTPVEEPGSGAATAGTSGSDFAPDSTTEVDATGAGR; this is encoded by the coding sequence GTGAGCGACGTGGACGGCGACCGGACGGTGGCCGCCACGGGTGACGGGTCGAATCGAGCGATCGATCACGAACGGAACCCAACTATGACCGACACGACACACGAAACAGGGGACGCACCGACGAACCGAACGGAACCGACCGACCGAATCGAAGGGGAAACGGATCGAACGGCGACAGGAACGCTGTCGACGGACGAGCTTTCGGTGACGTACACCGGCGACCGCGAGGTCCGGGCGGTCGAGGGTGTCACTCTGGAGTTCGAGCCGAACCAACTGACGGCGATCATCGGCCCGTCCGGTTGTGGCAAGTCGACGCTTTTGAAGTCGCTCAACCGGCTACACGAGATCCAGCCGAACGTCGAAATCGATGGAGACGTTCGACTCGGCGGCGAGTCGATCTACCGGACGGACGAGCCCGTGCCGGAGATCCGGCGGCGGATCGGCTACGTTCCACAGGAACCGACGGCGTTGCCCCTTTCGATCTACGAAAACGTCGCGTACGGCATCCGGATCCACGGGCGGTACGACTCGAAGGCGGAACTCGACGAACTGGTCGAGTCGTACCTGCGGAAAGTGAACCTCTGGAGCGAGGTGAACGATAGGCTCAACGCCCCCGGGGCCGAACTCTCGACCGGTCAGATCCAGCGGCTCTGTCTCGCCCGTTCGCTCGCCGTCGAACCCGAGGTGCTCCTGTGTGACGAGGTCACCTCGGCGCTCGATCCACTCTCTGCGGAGACTGTCGAGGAGACACTCGCGGAACTCACCGACGACTACACGATCATCATGGTTACTCACAGTATGGCGCAGGCGAGGCGAATCGCCGATTCCGTCGTGTTCCTGTACCTCGGGGAAATCGTCGAGGCGAACGACGTGCGGACGTTCTTCGAGGAACCCACTGAAGAACGAACGAGGCAGTTCATTGGAGGTCCGACACCGGTCGAGGAGCCGGGGTCGGGAGCCGCTACTGCTGGGACTTCCGGTTCCGATTTCGCCCCCGACTCGACGACCGAGGTGGACGCGACGGGGGCCGGACGGTAG
- a CDS encoding PstA family ABC transporter permease encodes MDRYARQRLFGVFTRGATALVVGVMGLVVGVTILRGGRVLLADPAIAITPPGSRYMLEGTGGFLHAVLGSVLIVGPATVVSMTLAVSTALYLQSDYSSKRFSDVTNMFLNVLWATPPIVYGVFVLTIIIAIGARTSLVFGIVAIAIFQYPIMTRYTDEALRSAPDAVGEATYGLGATRFESAFMTIRAALPGIVAGIVMGFARGIGDAATVLFTAGRSTNMPAGPFEPATTLPVLIFDQAMSFNAEVRAHAYAASFVLIVAVLGLILTSKLLAGRYARFAPGGRHS; translated from the coding sequence ATGGACAGATACGCCAGACAGCGGCTTTTCGGGGTGTTCACACGCGGGGCCACAGCCCTGGTCGTCGGCGTGATGGGGCTCGTGGTCGGCGTGACGATCCTCCGGGGCGGTCGTGTTCTCCTTGCGGATCCGGCGATCGCGATTACGCCGCCAGGCTCCCGGTACATGCTCGAGGGGACTGGGGGGTTCCTGCATGCGGTGCTGGGAAGCGTCCTCATCGTCGGGCCGGCAACGGTGGTTTCGATGACGCTTGCGGTCTCGACTGCGCTGTACCTCCAGAGCGACTACTCGAGCAAGCGGTTCTCCGACGTTACAAACATGTTCCTGAACGTCCTGTGGGCAACGCCGCCGATCGTTTACGGCGTGTTCGTCCTCACGATCATCATTGCGATCGGGGCCCGGACGAGCCTCGTGTTCGGGATCGTTGCGATCGCGATCTTCCAGTACCCGATCATGACGCGGTACACCGACGAGGCGTTACGATCGGCGCCGGATGCGGTCGGGGAGGCGACGTACGGCCTCGGAGCGACACGGTTCGAGAGCGCGTTCATGACAATACGGGCGGCCCTGCCCGGCATCGTCGCCGGGATCGTAATGGGCTTCGCACGTGGGATCGGCGACGCCGCAACGGTGCTTTTCACCGCCGGTCGGAGCACGAACATGCCCGCCGGACCGTTCGAGCCCGCGACGACACTTCCGGTGTTGATCTTCGATCAGGCGATGTCGTTCAACGCCGAGGTTCGGGCCCACGCCTACGCCGCCTCGTTCGTGCTGATCGTCGCAGTGCTGGGACTGATTCTGACATCGAAGCTGCTGGCAGGGCGGTACGCACGGTTCGCGCCGGGGGGTCGACACTCGTGA
- the pstC gene encoding phosphate ABC transporter permease subunit PstC, with translation MDRSTDVGQDQSAGRIDRRLLVERASHRWLQAAGYLAVGLFAAIVLTLVYESLPLLAEYSLVQALTSANWDPAQNEFGFLPAIVGTVYVTVLSMAMGAPIAILAAVYIAEYADGRLKTLVSSFIDVLAAIPSVIFGLVALIVVVPFVGDYLAPAVGVDATGVGILTVSLVMAIVVTPFIISLSVESLEALPDELRESSLGVGATKWETIRSVLLRAAGPGIFSAMLLGFGRVFGATIVPAMLIGGQTQLPDSVFSTGQTLPTLIVNDFGELMSLPLTQSALIFVGLVLVVVVWAFNFGAMLVRSRLQRRWQY, from the coding sequence GTGGATCGTTCGACGGACGTCGGCCAGGACCAGTCGGCAGGACGGATCGACCGACGGCTCCTCGTCGAGCGCGCGAGCCACCGGTGGCTCCAGGCGGCCGGCTACCTCGCCGTAGGGCTGTTCGCCGCAATCGTGTTGACGTTAGTGTACGAGTCGCTGCCGCTGTTGGCGGAGTACTCGCTGGTGCAGGCGCTCACATCGGCGAACTGGGACCCCGCACAGAACGAGTTCGGGTTCCTACCGGCGATCGTCGGCACCGTGTACGTCACTGTGCTCTCGATGGCGATGGGGGCGCCGATCGCGATCCTCGCGGCGGTTTACATCGCCGAATACGCCGACGGGCGACTGAAGACGCTCGTTTCGTCGTTCATCGATGTGCTCGCTGCGATCCCGAGCGTCATCTTCGGGCTGGTCGCCCTGATCGTCGTCGTCCCTTTCGTCGGCGATTACCTCGCACCCGCCGTCGGCGTCGACGCGACCGGTGTCGGCATCCTGACGGTCAGCCTCGTGATGGCGATCGTCGTCACGCCGTTTATCATCTCGCTGTCCGTCGAGTCGCTCGAGGCGCTGCCGGACGAACTGCGTGAATCCTCGCTGGGCGTCGGCGCGACGAAGTGGGAGACGATCCGGTCGGTGCTGCTTCGGGCCGCCGGTCCCGGGATCTTCTCGGCCATGTTGCTCGGCTTCGGCCGCGTCTTCGGGGCGACGATCGTACCGGCGATGCTGATCGGCGGTCAGACACAACTCCCCGACTCCGTGTTTTCGACCGGCCAGACGCTGCCAACGCTGATCGTCAACGACTTCGGCGAACTGATGAGCCTCCCGCTGACCCAGTCGGCGCTCATCTTCGTCGGCCTCGTGCTCGTTGTCGTCGTCTGGGCGTTCAACTTCGGGGCGATGCTCGTCCGATCCCGGCTCCAGCGGAGGTGGCAGTACTGA
- a CDS encoding PstS family phosphate ABC transporter substrate-binding protein — MTRRYSRRSAMGLVTTASGLSLAGCLGGGGDSAVRISGGVGPLPMVEVWADLYENHTETTFDISGGGTGVGVSDVLNGQVDIAMMGRAPEPEETEQGLFAVPMLIDTVVGTVNADNPVLESLESEGLTREEFESVFTKEITNWGELVDEDIDEEIVVYGRSDASAAYKQWGDFLGGDDNAYTQNELESVADANHNGDQPVAEAVGSRENAISLNNINYVYDLESGKLESDIRPVPLDTDGDGLSSEESFYRTRSEFLRAVEEGRYPAPPAREMFLASNGEFDGEAGEFVEWVLTEGQQHVRDNGYVPLEESRLAAAQERLASGA; from the coding sequence ATGACACGACGGTACTCGCGTCGCTCGGCGATGGGACTCGTAACTACAGCTTCCGGCCTCTCTCTTGCCGGCTGTCTCGGCGGTGGCGGCGACAGCGCTGTCCGGATCTCCGGGGGCGTCGGACCGCTCCCGATGGTGGAAGTGTGGGCGGATCTCTACGAGAATCACACCGAGACGACGTTCGACATCTCCGGGGGCGGAACCGGCGTCGGCGTCTCCGACGTCCTCAACGGTCAAGTCGACATCGCGATGATGGGGAGGGCACCCGAGCCCGAAGAGACAGAACAGGGACTGTTCGCCGTCCCGATGCTCATCGACACGGTCGTCGGCACCGTCAACGCCGACAATCCCGTTCTCGAATCGCTCGAGTCAGAGGGATTGACCCGGGAGGAGTTCGAGAGCGTCTTCACCAAAGAGATCACGAACTGGGGCGAACTCGTCGACGAGGACATCGACGAGGAGATCGTGGTCTACGGGCGGTCGGATGCGTCGGCGGCCTACAAACAGTGGGGAGACTTCCTCGGCGGCGACGACAACGCGTACACACAGAACGAACTCGAATCGGTCGCTGATGCGAATCACAACGGCGACCAGCCCGTCGCCGAGGCGGTCGGGAGCAGGGAGAACGCGATCTCCCTGAACAATATCAACTACGTGTACGACCTCGAGAGCGGCAAACTCGAGAGTGACATCCGGCCGGTACCGCTCGACACTGACGGCGACGGGCTCTCGTCCGAGGAGTCGTTTTACCGGACGCGGTCGGAATTCCTCCGCGCGGTCGAGGAGGGTCGGTATCCCGCCCCGCCGGCCCGCGAGATGTTCCTTGCCTCGAACGGGGAGTTCGACGGGGAAGCCGGCGAATTCGTCGAGTGGGTGCTCACCGAGGGCCAACAGCACGTCCGCGATAACGGCTACGTTCCCCTCGAGGAAAGCCGTCTCGCGGCGGCCCAGGAGCGTCTGGCGTCGGGGGCCTGA
- a CDS encoding acyl-CoA thioesterase produces MAEFTTDVQVRFRDLDAYGHVNNAVYVTYIEQARVEYLKSIIGVGIHDLDIVLASLSVDYRQPVTDTESVEVAIDVPDLGDSSVPMEYEIRADDRVVATAESVQVAYDFETRSSKQLPDEWRETISTYHDL; encoded by the coding sequence ATGGCCGAGTTTACGACCGACGTGCAGGTCCGATTTCGGGATCTCGACGCGTACGGACACGTGAACAACGCGGTGTACGTGACGTACATCGAACAGGCGCGCGTCGAGTACCTCAAGTCGATCATCGGAGTCGGGATTCACGACCTGGACATCGTGCTCGCGTCGCTTTCGGTGGACTACCGGCAGCCGGTGACCGACACCGAATCGGTCGAAGTCGCGATCGACGTGCCGGACCTGGGTGACTCGAGCGTCCCCATGGAGTACGAGATCCGCGCCGACGACCGTGTGGTCGCGACCGCCGAGTCCGTACAGGTCGCATACGACTTCGAGACACGGTCGTCGAAGCAGTTGCCCGATGAGTGGCGGGAGACGATCTCGACGTACCACGACCTGTAG
- a CDS encoding glutaredoxin family protein — protein sequence MTVTLYALDGCPFCEDVHEALEEADVTYDTHWVEALHSERNEVKRASGQRGVPVLVDEERGVTMCESENVLEYVEETLAEGVR from the coding sequence ATGACTGTTACACTGTACGCGCTGGACGGCTGTCCGTTCTGTGAGGACGTCCACGAGGCGCTCGAGGAGGCGGACGTGACATACGATACCCACTGGGTCGAAGCTCTCCACTCCGAGCGAAACGAGGTAAAACGCGCAAGCGGTCAGCGTGGCGTCCCGGTCCTCGTCGACGAGGAGCGTGGCGTCACGATGTGTGAAAGCGAAAACGTCCTCGAGTACGTCGAAGAGACGCTCGCGGAGGGTGTCCGATGA
- a CDS encoding cob(I)yrinic acid a,c-diamide adenosyltransferase codes for MKIYTGRGDDGMTDLGNATRVSKTSDRIEAYGTVDEANALVGTIRPTGYDDVDETLSAIQNHLHIIQADFASPGTDGTDGGEGSHAEGSATRIREDHVDQLEEWIDAFDEELDPLESFVLPGGSESGARLHHARTVVRRAERRAVALAADDPINEEAIVYLNRLSDALFVFARLVNRRDGEREESPTY; via the coding sequence ATGAAAATTTATACCGGGCGCGGCGACGACGGAATGACCGACCTCGGAAACGCCACCCGCGTTTCGAAAACCTCCGATCGGATCGAGGCGTACGGCACCGTCGACGAGGCCAACGCCCTCGTCGGAACGATCCGTCCGACGGGCTATGACGACGTCGACGAGACGCTTTCGGCGATCCAGAACCACCTCCACATCATCCAGGCCGACTTCGCCAGCCCCGGTACCGACGGGACGGATGGCGGCGAGGGAAGCCACGCGGAGGGTAGCGCCACCCGGATCCGCGAGGACCACGTCGATCAACTGGAGGAGTGGATCGACGCGTTCGACGAGGAACTCGACCCCCTCGAGTCGTTCGTTCTCCCGGGTGGAAGCGAGTCGGGGGCGCGGCTCCATCACGCCCGGACAGTCGTCCGTCGAGCCGAGCGCCGGGCGGTCGCGCTCGCGGCCGACGACCCGATAAACGAGGAGGCGATCGTCTATCTCAACCGCCTTTCGGACGCCCTGTTCGTGTTCGCCCGGCTGGTCAACCGGCGCGACGGCGAACGCGAGGAGTCGCCGACGTACTAG
- a CDS encoding CBS domain-containing protein: MTPEQRTRNTDGGTVTREVLLTRSTDSDHAERDTELPVPELDTPIPELAERLLATNERQVPVSNGVECVGHVSITNVVRAIARRVVTLDVPVADAYTDSVNIVFAGTPLPVAVRQITNASESSAIVLDENGAAVGILTEKDVVGAARFTQGELRSPDLEYRDDDRQWEGIELEVNGPIPTLTIELPAVPVSEIVSEDVPTVSADRSCTDAAQLMVSKDVDQVAVRKQEQLVGVLRDRDLLYALVGRKTGRKDARKDAQKNGRTAERKRDD; the protein is encoded by the coding sequence ATGACACCCGAACAGCGCACTCGGAACACCGACGGCGGTACTGTCACGCGAGAAGTACTCCTCACGCGTTCTACCGACAGTGACCACGCGGAGCGTGATACTGAACTGCCAGTACCCGAACTGGACACTCCGATTCCGGAACTTGCCGAACGGCTCCTGGCGACGAACGAACGACAGGTCCCCGTCAGCAATGGCGTCGAGTGCGTCGGTCACGTCTCCATCACGAACGTCGTCCGGGCGATCGCCAGACGGGTTGTCACACTCGATGTCCCGGTTGCTGACGCGTACACCGACTCCGTCAACATCGTCTTTGCCGGGACCCCTCTTCCGGTCGCAGTACGACAAATAACGAACGCTTCGGAATCATCCGCAATCGTCCTCGACGAGAACGGCGCTGCCGTCGGCATACTCACCGAGAAAGACGTCGTCGGCGCTGCTCGATTCACCCAGGGAGAACTGCGTTCGCCCGACCTCGAATATCGAGACGACGACCGTCAGTGGGAAGGCATCGAACTCGAGGTAAACGGTCCGATCCCGACCCTGACTATCGAACTTCCCGCGGTACCGGTCTCGGAGATTGTCTCCGAGGACGTTCCCACCGTCTCTGCCGACCGAAGCTGTACGGATGCTGCACAGCTCATGGTCTCGAAAGACGTCGATCAGGTGGCAGTACGGAAGCAGGAACAGCTCGTCGGGGTGCTCCGGGACCGTGACTTGCTGTACGCGCTGGTCGGCCGGAAGACCGGTCGAAAGGACGCACGAAAGGACGCACAAAAGAACGGACGAACGGCCGAACGAAAACGCGACGATTAA
- a CDS encoding DUF411 domain-containing protein: MTHTTRRALLATTAAVGASIAGCLGDATDDWAVEDTVPATAATLYQGPNCNCCEVYADYLDDHLDGGLEVVVTEDLGAIKTERGIDVDLHSCHTVDFDGYVVEGHVPVEVIVQLFEEGPDLDGIALPGMPSGSPGMGGSKDETWTIYGFSADESPTVYTEL, translated from the coding sequence ATGACTCACACCACGAGACGGGCGCTGTTGGCGACCACGGCCGCAGTCGGGGCGTCGATAGCCGGCTGTCTGGGCGACGCCACCGACGACTGGGCGGTCGAGGACACCGTTCCGGCGACAGCAGCGACGCTGTATCAGGGCCCGAACTGCAATTGCTGTGAGGTGTACGCCGACTACCTGGACGATCACCTCGACGGTGGGCTGGAGGTGGTCGTCACCGAGGATCTCGGTGCGATCAAGACGGAGCGCGGGATCGACGTCGATCTCCACTCGTGTCACACCGTCGATTTCGACGGCTACGTCGTCGAAGGCCACGTTCCAGTCGAGGTAATCGTCCAGCTGTTCGAGGAGGGGCCCGACCTCGACGGCATCGCGCTGCCGGGCATGCCGTCGGGCTCCCCGGGGATGGGCGGCAGCAAGGACGAGACGTGGACGATCTACGGCTTCTCGGCCGACGAGAGTCCGACTGTCTACACGGAACTGTGA
- a CDS encoding reductive dehalogenase gives MDDLRLLGRRESDCLHGTVTRSSTATGPRLPEGLAEMAQSEETVDREDVAAVYDELLAELADAEIDRRTLLSVFAGGGGLAVLTSLFAQRTFVGDDAQSGLEAVLEASDGPPGVRYVDDPTYEVDDDVYERPPNETDFRFRGAIARWIDESDGGVADEGELLDRGLETAETSYAIPNPANEAVEAADPGLGRANRALEAALGSVSGAIQGFRFGRTDDRLDIQKHVAEGSGFATRELVDREPTVEDPDRLRSLLGTVARLAGCADVGVGELDERWIYSHRGDGAPIVFEDVDEPVLDDDRTVIPERFDRVVVGVSEMPLSLTRTSPTPVSAASGALGYSRMATGAVALATWIRAMGYGAIPALNDTGLSVPMAIDAGLGEAGRHGRLIHPQFGSNVRLFKVLTDMPATVDPYVEFGVGAFCETCRICVENCPSNTIPYGSRTWEYEGEAPSSWRGATDEPWDSTKANGVRKWYEKPKTCLRFWMENGSSCSNCIVTCPFTQGRGRLAELFTVLAGRSERIDRQLVDLAGGHASGRSAFGDVGLHPPETAWDRTYLPYGLSQDPDLPRE, from the coding sequence GTGGACGATCTACGGCTTCTCGGCCGACGAGAGTCCGACTGTCTACACGGAACTGTGACCCGATCCAGTACCGCCACGGGCCCCCGGCTCCCGGAGGGGCTCGCAGAGATGGCCCAAAGCGAGGAGACGGTCGATCGCGAGGACGTCGCGGCGGTGTACGACGAACTGCTCGCGGAACTTGCGGACGCCGAGATCGATCGACGAACTCTTTTGAGTGTGTTCGCGGGCGGCGGCGGGCTCGCTGTGCTGACGTCGCTTTTCGCCCAGCGGACGTTCGTCGGCGACGACGCCCAGTCGGGCCTGGAGGCGGTGCTCGAGGCGAGCGACGGGCCGCCCGGCGTTCGGTACGTCGACGATCCCACCTACGAGGTCGACGACGACGTCTACGAACGGCCACCGAACGAGACCGACTTCCGATTCCGCGGCGCCATCGCCAGATGGATCGACGAGTCGGACGGTGGTGTCGCCGACGAGGGGGAGTTGCTCGATCGGGGACTCGAGACGGCGGAGACGTCGTATGCGATCCCGAATCCCGCCAACGAGGCGGTCGAAGCCGCCGATCCCGGACTCGGACGGGCCAATCGGGCGCTGGAGGCCGCCCTCGGGAGCGTCAGCGGCGCGATCCAGGGGTTCCGCTTCGGACGCACTGACGACCGGCTCGACATTCAGAAACACGTCGCCGAGGGGAGCGGTTTCGCCACGAGGGAGTTGGTCGACCGTGAGCCGACCGTCGAGGATCCCGATCGCCTGCGGTCGCTTTTGGGCACCGTCGCCCGGCTCGCCGGCTGTGCGGACGTCGGCGTCGGCGAACTCGACGAGCGGTGGATCTACTCCCACCGGGGGGACGGCGCGCCGATCGTCTTCGAAGACGTCGACGAGCCGGTTCTGGACGACGACCGGACGGTGATCCCCGAGCGGTTCGACCGCGTCGTCGTCGGCGTCTCCGAGATGCCGCTTTCGCTCACCCGCACTTCGCCGACCCCGGTTTCGGCGGCGTCGGGGGCGCTCGGATACAGTCGGATGGCCACCGGGGCGGTCGCCCTGGCAACGTGGATCCGGGCGATGGGCTACGGGGCGATTCCCGCATTGAACGACACCGGGCTGAGCGTCCCCATGGCGATCGACGCCGGCCTCGGGGAGGCGGGTCGACACGGGCGGCTCATCCACCCGCAGTTCGGGTCGAACGTCCGGCTGTTCAAGGTACTCACCGACATGCCGGCCACCGTCGACCCGTACGTCGAGTTCGGCGTCGGCGCGTTCTGCGAGACGTGCCGGATCTGTGTCGAGAACTGTCCGTCGAATACGATCCCCTACGGGAGTCGGACGTGGGAATACGAGGGCGAGGCGCCGTCTTCGTGGCGCGGTGCGACCGACGAGCCGTGGGACTCGACGAAGGCAAACGGCGTCCGGAAGTGGTACGAGAAGCCGAAAACCTGTCTCCGCTTCTGGATGGAGAACGGGTCGAGCTGTTCGAACTGTATCGTCACCTGTCCGTTCACCCAGGGACGGGGGCGACTGGCGGAGCTTTTCACCGTCCTCGCCGGGCGTTCCGAACGGATCGATCGGCAACTGGTCGATCTCGCCGGCGGCCATGCGAGCGGCCGGTCGGCGTTCGGCGACGTGGGCCTTCACCCGCCGGAAACGGCGTGGGATCGGACGTACCTGCCCTACGGGCTCTCACAGGATCCGGATCTCCCCCGGGAATAG
- a CDS encoding helix-turn-helix transcriptional regulator → MNRTTADAAAAALIGAVLLVGVWTAWQAYRASRTIDDAMGHHMDASVGLLHGVHPVWYLLGSVLVASVIGGVYVFVRGEVFDSEPAFDSGESTLDAGSPETNDGAAPGPEPDAPGGTTSNTTGDTTSNPTPVQRRPLDYLPEDERRILEPVVESPGLTQIEIRDRSDFSKSKVSQTVTDLEKRGLLYRERQGRTYRVYPADELADSRRTDQNL, encoded by the coding sequence GTGAATCGCACAACCGCCGACGCCGCGGCCGCCGCCCTGATCGGAGCCGTCCTGCTCGTCGGCGTCTGGACCGCCTGGCAGGCCTATCGGGCGAGTCGAACAATAGACGATGCGATGGGCCATCACATGGACGCGTCGGTCGGACTCTTGCACGGCGTCCACCCGGTGTGGTATCTCCTCGGGAGCGTCCTCGTCGCCAGCGTGATCGGGGGTGTGTACGTGTTCGTTCGAGGAGAGGTGTTCGATTCCGAACCCGCGTTCGATTCCGGGGAGTCCACGCTCGATGCAGGGTCACCAGAGACGAACGACGGCGCGGCTCCGGGTCCCGAACCGGACGCGCCCGGCGGGACCACATCCAATACGACCGGCGACACCACCTCGAATCCGACCCCCGTCCAGCGTCGACCGCTCGATTACCTCCCCGAAGACGAACGGCGGATCCTCGAACCCGTCGTCGAATCGCCGGGACTCACCCAGATCGAGATCCGCGACCGGTCGGACTTCTCGAAGAGCAAGGTGAGCCAGACCGTGACCGACCTGGAAAAGCGGGGGCTGTTGTATCGGGAACGACAGGGGCGGACCTATCGGGTGTATCCCGCCGACGAACTGGCCGACTCCCGGCGCACCGATCAAAATTTATAA
- a CDS encoding DUF7553 family protein translates to MSKHFEDARYYLGRAVEHAKAGMKEELEDLEVKVRELTGREADEEPEPSRLESLQDDLKELEERAEGEAKEAIESARAKIQAFRDEEPEESGTPGESEQAE, encoded by the coding sequence ATGAGCAAGCACTTCGAAGATGCACGGTACTACCTCGGACGAGCGGTCGAACACGCGAAAGCCGGCATGAAGGAGGAACTCGAGGACCTCGAGGTGAAGGTCCGGGAGCTGACGGGCCGCGAGGCCGACGAGGAGCCCGAGCCGTCGCGACTCGAGTCGCTGCAGGACGACCTGAAGGAACTGGAAGAGCGTGCCGAGGGCGAGGCGAAGGAGGCCATCGAGAGCGCCCGCGCGAAGATTCAGGCGTTCAGGGACGAGGAACCCGAAGAGTCAGGAACGCCCGGAGAGTCCGAACAGGCAGAATAG
- a CDS encoding thioredoxin family protein translates to MAELPSIQVIEEEGEAPSFELPGVDGETHALSDFTDNEALLLVFTCNHCPYAEAKEDTLNEIAAEYDDVAVVGINPNDAEEYPDDSFEKMQAYVESGRIAYDAYLRDESQAVAAAYGATCTPDPFLFKNEGGTFRLAYHGRLDDALNPDDDPSGEPGFEIRQAIEEVLAGEEVSVDWNASRGCSIKWREGNEPDYWDEV, encoded by the coding sequence ATGGCAGAACTGCCGAGCATCCAGGTCATCGAGGAGGAGGGGGAGGCACCGTCGTTCGAGCTTCCCGGCGTCGACGGCGAGACGCACGCGCTGTCGGACTTTACGGACAACGAGGCGCTGTTGCTCGTCTTTACGTGCAACCACTGTCCGTACGCCGAGGCGAAGGAGGACACGCTCAACGAAATCGCCGCGGAGTACGACGATGTGGCCGTCGTGGGGATCAATCCCAACGACGCCGAGGAGTACCCTGACGACTCCTTCGAGAAGATGCAAGCGTACGTCGAGTCGGGACGGATCGCCTACGACGCCTACCTGCGGGACGAGTCACAGGCGGTCGCTGCGGCGTATGGCGCCACCTGCACGCCGGATCCGTTCCTGTTTAAAAATGAGGGCGGGACGTTCCGACTGGCGTACCACGGTCGGCTCGACGACGCCTTAAATCCCGACGACGACCCGTCCGGCGAGCCTGGGTTCGAGATCCGGCAGGCGATCGAGGAGGTACTCGCCGGCGAGGAGGTGTCCGTCGACTGGAACGCCTCCCGCGGCTGTTCGATCAAGTGGCGCGAAGGCAACGAGCCGGACTACTGGGACGAGGTCTAG